The genomic DNA NNNNNNNNNNNNNNNNNNNNNNNNNNNNNNNNNNNNNNNNNNNNNNNNNNNNNNNNNNNNNNNNNNNNNNNNNNNNNNNNNNNNNNNNNNNNNNNNNNNNNNNNNNNNNNNNNNNNNNNNNNNNNNNNNNNNNNNNNNNNNNNNNNNNNNNNNNNNNNNNNNNNNNNNNNNNNNNNNNNNNNNNNNNNNNNNNNNNNNNNNNNNNNNNNNNNNNNNNNNNNNNNNNNNNNNNNNNNNNNNNNNNNNNNNNNNNNNNNNNNNNNNNNNNNNNNNNNNNNNNNNNNNNNNNNNNNNNNNNNNNNNNNNNNNNNNNNNNNNNNNNNNNNNNNNNNNNNNNNNNNNNNNNNNNNNNNNNNNNNNNNNNNNNNNNNNNNNNNNNNNNNNNNNNNNNNNNNNNNNNNNNNNNNNNNNNNNNNNNNNNNNNNNNNNNNNNNNNNNNNNNNNNNNNNNNNNNNNNNNNNNNNNNNNNNNNNNNNNNNNNNNNNNNNNNNNNNNNNNNNNNNNNNNNNNNNNNNNNNNNNNNNNNNNNNNNNNNNNNNNNNNNNNNNNNNNNNNNNNNNNNNNNNNNNNNNNNNNNNNNNNNNNNNNNNNNNNNNNNNNNNNNNNNNNNNNNNNNNNNNNNNNNNNNNNNNNNNNNNNNNNNNNNNNNNNNNNNNNNNNNNNNNNNNNNNNNNNNNNNNNNNNNNNNNNNNNNNNNNNNNNNNNNNNNNNNNNNNNNNNNNNNNNNNNNNNNNNNNNNNNNNNNNNNNNNNNNNNNNNNNNNNNNNNNNNNNNNNNNNNNNNNNNNNNNNNNNNNNNNNNNNNNNNNNNNNNNNNNNNNNNNNNNNNNNNNNNNNNNNNNNNNNNNNNNNNNNNNNNNNNNNNNNNNNNNNNNNNNNNNNNNNNNNNNNNNNNNNNNNNNNNNNNNNNNNNNNNNNNNNNNNNNNNNNNNNNNNNNNNNNNNNNNNNNNNNNNNNNNNNNNNNNNNNNNNNNNNNNNNNNNNNNNNNNNNNNNNNNNNNNNNNNNNNNNNNNNNNNNNNNNNNNNNNNNNNNNNNNNNNNNNNNNNNNNNNNNNNNNNNNNNNNNNNNNNNNNNNNNNNNNNNNNNNNNNNNNNNNNNNNNNNNNNNNNNNNNNNNNNNNNNNNNNNNNNNNNNNNNNNNNNNNNNNNNNNNNNNNNNNNNNNNNNNNNNNNNNNNNNNNNNNNNNNNNNNNNNNNNNNNNNNNNNNNNNNNNNNNNNNNNNNNNNNNNNNNNNNNNNNNNNNNNNNNNNNNNNNNNNNNNNNNNNNNNNNNNNNNNNNNNNNNNNNNNNNNNNNNNNNNNNNNNNAACTTCCAAGGAGCTGAGTGTCACTGATCTAAGCCCGAGTATAGCTCTGCGTAACACAATCGAAGAGTGGAGAGCTAGGAACGATGCTTTGAAGCTTGATATTGCTCGTCAGTCACTCTACTTGGCGAATGCTGAGACCAATATTTTGCTGGCTTTGAAGAACGTACGAGATATTTGTAGGAACATTCGTAAGATCAAGCACCGTGTACGCAATCCTCAGCTCGTTCGGTTGATTACTGATATGTTAAAAAGTAGTAGCCATGAAGTGCGGTATAAGGCTTTACAAACTCTTCAAGTCGTTGTTGAGGGAGATGATGAGAGCAAGGtttgtctctgttttatctCTCTGTTTGTTCTCTTAATCCCTTTGTTAATAAACTTATTAGTGTGTTGTGTTGCAGGCAATAGTAGCTGAAGGAGACAATGTGCGTACAATAGTCAAGTTCCTAACCCAAGAGCAATCAAAGGGGAGGGAAGCAGCTGTTTCTGTGTTGTTTGAGCTATCCAAGTCTGAGTCCTTGTGCGAGAAGATTGGATCAGTTCGTGGAGCAATCATATTATTGGTTGGTCTGACGAGCAGCAAGTCAGAGATTGTTTCAACTGTTGAGAAAGCTGATAAAACTTTGACAAACTTGGAGGTATCAGAGGATAATGTTCGAGAGATGGCTACCAATGGTAGACTGCAGCCTCTTCTTGCTAAGCTTCTTGAAGGTGATTTTACCAAACCATTTTTCTCTGATTGGTTTTGATGAAACTGTAACAATGGAAACATAGAACTCTTAGTTGGTTAGGTATCTAAATCATAGCTATATATGATATGCAGGTTCACCTGAAACAAAAATCTCCATGGCTTCTTATCTTGGGGAGCTTGCCTTAAATAACGATGTGAAAGTTATTGTGGCTCAAACTGTGGGCTCTTCACTTATCGATCTTATGAGAACTCGCAACATGCGCCAACGGGAAGCTGCTTTGCGAGCTCTCAACAACATCTCAACGTTTGAGGGGAGTGCCAAAGTCTTAATCGATACAGGAATACTACCACCGCTTATCAAAGACCTGTTTTATGTTGGGCCAAACCAGCTTCCAATTCGACTTAAAGAAGTCTCTGCCACTATTCTTGCAAATATAGTGAACATTGGCTATGACTTTTACAAAGTTCCTGTTGGACCTGATCACCAAACTCTTGTCTCAGAGGACATAGTGGAAAGCCTACTCCAACTAACTAGCAACACTGGTCCAGAAATCCAGGGAAAGCTGTTGGCGGTTCTTGTTGGACTCACTAGCTGTCCAAACTCGGTTATTAATGTTGTTTCTGCTATCAGAAACTCAGCTGCCATCATTAGCTTGGTTCAGTTCGTTGAGAttcatgagaatgatgatttaCGTTTAGCTTCTATCAAGCTTCTTCATAACATTTCCCCACACATGAGTGAGGAACTAGCCAATGCGTTGCGTGGCACTGTTGGACAGCTCGGTAGCCTTGTCGCTATCATATTAGAGAATACACCAACCATCACAGAGGAACAAGCTGCAGCTGCTGGAGTTTTAGCTGAGCTTCCTGAGAGAGATTTGGTTCTGACTATGAGATTGTTAAGAGATGGTGCTTTTGAGAAAATCATCTCCAAGATAAGTGGTATACGCCAAAAAGAAATCAGGGGAATCCGGTTCGAGAGAACATTTCTTGAAAGACTTGTTAGTATTCTTGCTCGGATCACCTTCGCACTCACCAAGGAGACTCAAGCCGTTTCGTTCTGCTGTGAGAACAATCTTACTGCAGTTTTCATTGATCTCCTTCAATCCAACAGTCAGGACAACATCCAGATGGCTTCTGCAATAGCTTTGGAGAATCTTTCACTTGAATCCAAGAATCTAACAAGGATACCTGAACTGCCTCCTCCCAACTACTGTGTATCGATCTTTTCATGTCTGAGCAAGCCGCCTGTTGTTCTAGGTATCTGCAAGATCCATCAAGGGATATGCTCAGTGAGAGAAAGCTTTTGTCTCGTTGAAGGACAAGCAGTAGATAAGTTGGTTGATCTACTGGACCATGAAAATGAGAAGGTGGTTGGAGCAGCACTTGCAGCTCTTTCTACTTTGTTAGAAGACGGTTTAGAAGTTGAAAAAGCAGTGAGATTGATTGATGAAGCAGACGGTATTACGCCTATTTTAAACGTTCTGTTGGAGAATCAAACAGAGAATTTGAGGATTAGAGCTGTGTGGATGGTTGAGAGGATCTTACGAATTGAAGAAATAGCTAGAGAAGTCGGAGAAGAACAAAACGTAACTGCAGCACTTATTGACGCCTTTCAAAACGCTGATTTTAAGACAAAACAGATTGCTGAGAACGCCTTGAGGCACATTGATAAGATCCCAAACTTCTCTGGTATATTCTCCAACATTGGTTAGACCTATATGCATTCTTGTAAATGATTTTAAGATAATTTGATTCATTGTTAAACTCAGAGGAACTTGAGCTGTCATCCAAAGTTGATAAACACTGCTCATTAAGGtaccaaaattttctaatggGAGTGAATTCGAAAGTCTGGTTTTAAGCTTAAGAAGATTTGCTACATTTAACTTTTCTAGATCTCATCAATGAATTCTAGAAGATCTTCGATTTCTTGCCTCAAAGCTATGATCTTTTGCTGCTGAGAAGCGATCCGGTTTTCGATATCACGTCCGGATGATTTCTTCTCATACCCTTCCACAACAGTGGTATGTTTGGCCATCAACTTCTCTTgaagttctttttcttttacaactAGCTCTTCGACCTGCATCAACGAAAAATGTTCGAAAAAAGAGACTGTTAAGCAGCGCAGAGACTAAGAGAGGTGAGACAGGTGTAAAGAACTTTGGGACCTTTGGAGATATGTGAGAAGCTGATGGGGAAGATTGTAAGAAACCCAGTAACGGCTTCAGTTCTTTCGAAAGATCTTTTAGTAAACTGTCAGTGGATTTGCGGGCTGCTTTGCATGTTTGAAAGTCACCGGTTCTTGAGAGATCACGCAGCGATGCTTCGAGCTTATCATGTGCAGCTAAGCATTTTTGAATGATGCTTTGGACTTCCTGGAGTGTTGCTAAGACCTGGAAAAACAAAAGGAGCCATGTTTTGATATCTACCATTGAGAGAATCAAGATGCCAGCATAGCATGTGAATATATGCTTGAAAAAGGGCTCCAATGTACCTCATCCCATTGGAGTTTGGCCAAATATGTAGGAGAGGACTTGGAGATTGAGAAGTCAGCCCGTGTGTATATGATGCAAGtgatgaacaaaacaaaaaatccagaGATCAGCATCAATGGCTCACTCAGTAGATTGATGTTGCTGAACTTATAGTAAACCTGTACAGAAAACAAATCTCATCATCAACTAAACATTGGAATATTGTGGATTTAGAATGACAGCATTGCTAACGTATTACATTACCTGGATATGCTGATTGTGATCTGGAACAACATTGTCTTTTTCGAGAACAACAACTGGTCTACCAGCTATATCTAAGTGTGAATACTTGATCTGCAAAGAACAGTAAGTTTATAGAAACATGAATAATTTAAATATCCTAATTGAAATACACGAAGACTTATAATCACTAGACAGAGGATATATCATGATCAAATAAAGCCAAGACTCTGTTACCTCTCGAGATTGCTTGACAGCAAACGGAGTGGTAACTGATATATCCTTTGACCCCTCGGGTAAAACAACCTAcgatggaagaagaaaacacaactAAAACATCACGCAAGTAGAATTTTTACTCAATGTCACTCAATATGGGTGTATCACAGGCCAATCCAGTTATTATAAAAGATTGACTGCTGCATTGATTAATTTGCTTCCACATCATTCTTAAGCTAACGAAAATCAAACTACGAAAGGAAAACACTTCAAGTGGAAAGTGTATAATACCAACCTGTACAATAAGTTTTTCAGTGACAAGGTCAATCATAGGGGAGCCAAAGGAGATGTTGACGAAACGCTTCCCTTCCGATGCAAACAAGAAGTCACTAAGTGGTAAACCATAACCTATCGTGAAAAAAGTTTTCCACCCACCAAACAAGGGAAACCTAGGCTCAATTAGTAGCTCTGTCTGCAACCAAACCAGCAAAAAGATCAAAACACATATAGCAATAATATTTGTAAGACTAATACTCGTTAATCCAAAAGATCAACCTTTTTCGAATCACTTTGCATCTCAGACGTGGAGATATTTCCAATATCATCCCTGTAATAAATGGAATGGGCTCTAGGAGGTAATCTAGCAAGTAAATGCCTAAAGGCAGATGCTCCTCGGGGATTAGGCCTGGCTTGAAAGTCTAACCTGCGGTTGGAATATGACGAGAATGATGAAGCAACCAATTTGTGAGTTAGAATAGCGAAATAAATGAAGATTAAAACTTCATTCAGAGTATTAACCTTGAAAACTCGCCCTTGAGTTGAGCCCCTCGGTGAACAACATTATAATGCTCTGTGACCTGCACATTCCCCCAATGAGACACTTCTATCTCCCGCACAAGCTTCTCGGCTACGGCAAATGCAGCCTTGCTTTCAAAGTGGACAACAATTGGAGAGTATGAAAACGGTGGGAGGTTCTTGTATGGGCCATATTTGAGCTCTGATCCCTGGAGCTTTGTATTCTCCAGTTTGCTGTAAGATTCGATTCTAGCATTTGGTAGTTTGATAGACAACGACTGAGATTCAACAGTGTAAGGAGAGAGATACTGTGCGCTTTCTTGGAGCATAACAAGATGGATTTCACCCTGAGTAATCTTCTCCGGAAATGGCTGAAGTACATTGGTGAATGTAGCAACTACCTCTAGCGTCAAAGAATCGCCTTTACTGAGTGTTTTGGGTAATGCAACTGAGTAAACACTAATTGAATCCGGTATTCCTTTCGGATCAGCTTTTTTAACAGAGAGATTGGCCAAAGGGCGTTTAGTTTTCACCGATAAATATGCCAAATTGTTACCAAGAAACTTAGGGAAGGTCAACATAAACTCAGAAATTGATTCAGAGCCAGGATTAACGACCTAAACACCAAATTGGAAAAAGAGGACTTAGATACGGCAACACAATTCGTAAGTTAGACCCTGACTAACACAGTCTCATGGAAGTTACCTTAAGGCTCTTAGTAACACGAGCAAACTGTGATGTCACATCGATCTGCACAACAATTTCGAAATAGAAATCActatacaaattacaaaagatCAGAATTCTATATCCCATCCTAACgagatcacaaaaaaaaagtttaaatcttTAGAACTGATTCCCAAGTGTTAAGCACAGATCATCAAATGCAAAGTTCGTGCTATTGGATCAGGAACCTCGTGAATCATAAAAAACCAGATCGAAGATTATTGTGTGTGGGGGAGAGTGATTGAGACTTACACGACGCTCGACTTTTGATAAGACCAGATCGGAGAACGCCGGCGTCGCGATTACAGCGATCGTCAGCAGAAGAAGCAACAGATCGACGACGACGACACTCGATTGCTTCATCCTTGTCAAGATTATTCGAACTCGCTCACTCACTCAGAGAAATCAAACCTATGATGGGTTAATTCCCGGGTCGGGTTAAACCCGTAAGAAAAggcttattttatttatctaagcCCACATATATTGGGCCTAAATATGGGCTTAAAGGACACATGGCAGTGATTTATTGGTTGGAATATGGTAAACCTTGGTgtagaggatgatgatgatacagtaCTGTGTGAAAACTAGgtgaggttttggttttggtttttggctCTGCGTTTGTGTTTCCAGGCGATTTTCTCgagaaaagaaagatttgttgGGGAGGGGAAGGGAAAATGGAGACATCACTGAGGTATACCTGCAATTCAAGGTCTATGAAAATTCATGCCAAAGAGAAGGTCCCTGTGAACTCGAGAACCCATTTACAGGTGAGAGaactttgtcttctttgtttccttcgtttttgttttgctgtggAGGAGGATTTTAGTAGCTTTATTCAATTATTGACTAGTTTCTGAGCTTAATGAATGCCCAAACTCTCTTGAATGTTCGCAGGGGTTTAGTTTATTTTACCTGTAGGGTTTGTTTTGGGTGTTCCGGAGTGGATTTTGACATAAGTGAACTGTAAAGTCTCAACCTTTTGGTTAAGAAGATAAGATTAGGAACCGGTTTTGGATTTTGAAGCAGCTCTTAATGTTGTTATGAAACCCTAATCTGAGTGAAGTTGCTGCTAATCAGGGGTGATTTGTTCCAATTTTTAGAATGGAGTTGTTTGTGTCACTCTCTTCTTGGTGTTCTTGTGGGTCTCTGTATCATCATTGTGCTGTTAGGCTTTTTGAGTTTTGGGTTTTTGAGAGTGTGATTTAGTGTAGGAATTAAGAGTTCAGATTTTGTTTGAATAGTTAACTTCCTTTATAATggttattgtcaaaaaaaacaagCTTTCTTGAATCATGATTCATTACTTGTCAGTATGTGTATCCCGCTTGCTTGTTCTGCTATAGTTGTTTAGCTTTTGGCTGCAGTATCTTGACATTTATAGCCAAGTTGTGTTGCTATCTTGCAATCACATTtctgtttcttattttctttgatggttcttttgtttgttgatagTTTCATGGAGAGCTAGATACTGTAACTGGGGCCCCGAGTTACTTCTGTGGGATGATGAGATACTTTTTCCCTGAGGTTTGATCTCAATTTCTGATGGTTCCTCTATCTCTTCTCCCCTAAATAGTTTCCAGCTGTTGATTAATATACTAATACAGTGTTACAAATTTCCCCTTAGGTTTCAACAGGCCTTGCGGTAGGACTGCATTATGATAAGCGCCAAAAGCTTCGGTGTCTTCTACGCGGGAAAAAAGAGTTTCCTGTGAGAACTGATAAGCATGTAACCTTTAATATTAAAGGGCGGTGTGATCTTGATCAAGACTTGAATCAGGTTcggtgttttttttggtctcaaGAACTTTCTTTgaagttatgtttttttgcttGTGGATTTTTTACCTCACCGAACTGTCCTCGTTTTTGGCCAACAGAAGAACCCTAAAGGAGCTGCAGAATTTGCCTGGAACATTATGAATTTTAAGGAAGATCAAGATGTACGGATCAAAGTTGGCTACGAAATGTTTGAGAAGGTATCATCTCTCTCGTATCTGATCAGCTGAAAGTATGTTGACTCTTCCAAAATTCACTCTTCTGGTTATGTTTGAACCGGCAGTTAAAATCTTTCAATGCTCACTACTTGCGTAGTGGCCTCTATTATGAAACCGATGTATCATCATGTTTAGGCTTTACATCTCCTTTGTTAAACTGGGAAAATGGCTTTCTTTGGATTCATCAAAACAGTGTGTTACCTCTTTCTTGCAGGTTCCTTATATGCAGATTAGAGAAAACAACTGGACTTTCAACGCAAACATGAAGGGAAAATGGAACTTGCGGTATGACCTGTAACTGCGTTTagtttttcatcatcatcatttgagAAATGTATTTGATACCACTACCAATGAACACATTTTAGTTCTATCAATTAATTCAAAGTCAGAAATCTTCCAGATCATCTCTCCATTGTATTTATTCCTTGCGTCCTCTGACTGAAGTCAAATGTGGATGTTCCTATGTTGGATAATAGGGTTCGTATCTTACTTAACTTTATTATGAGTACAGACTTAAACACTCCTAGTCCAAGGTCCCTCAGATCCTGAACCGTGCGATGGATCTGAAGTCAAATGTGGATGTTCCTATGTCGGATAAAAGGGTTCGTATCTACTtaacttttattattagtaGAGGAGACTTTAATTAAACACTCTTAGTCCTAGGTCCCTCAGAGATCCATTGATCCTGAACCGTGTGATAACTTAACCGGGCAAAACATGCCAAACCAGAAATTTTTCATGAATTCACTAACCAACTCCAAACCTAAAAACCAACTGAAAAtcttggaccggtttggtttggaTGAAATTGAGAATGATGCTGCTGGGAGCATCAACATCAGTACCAAAGAGTTTAAAAAAGGCCGCACACAAAAGTGTTGATCTTCAGAATCCGAAAATGGGGTATGCTCAAGATTTGCTTACTGATCATCATCACTCAGAaacgagaaaagaaaaaagaaaactgaaaaaggaTCAAAGATCGTTTTCAAAcggtaaaagaaaaagagactcAGACTAGTCACCAATTTTATCGTTTAGATTTTGTTAATGGCTTTAACTTCAAATCCACGTGATCTCTTATGCATTACATTTAACTATTTAACTATAATATCTCAATGTTTTATTAGAGGCGGCTGAATGGCTGATACATAAAAAAAGCTCTCTAACTCTTTAAGTGATGAGgtcctttttcgttttattttgttaataaaaaagaaaaaaaaatgcacgCAGATGTGACAAGTTTTATCccaaatcttttgttaaatacttttttaatttcccCAACCTGTAAAGATATTTTGGAAAGTAATTGGAATTATCTTCTAGTCATGCATCTCTATCAacttttttagtcttttagaaCATCAtctttgtatgtatatatatcatgtcGGGTAATAAGTCGTTTTAGCAATGTATTAtcagtttcaactttcaattaAGGTACACGTaggaaaaaaatttatatatccaTTGCGATAGTAATATTTGATTCTATCTCTATGGTAAAGTAATATCCGAAAGCTAAAATGCCTAAAATTGACTAGAAAGACGAATCAAACTAAAGACCTCCTAAATCATAATAAACGATTAAACGGTGTTCGAGTGAAATGGTATAATCATTAAACAACGTATATAGtctaacaaaaaacaaaagtgtacctataaattattatatttctaattttctagtAATTTTTCAGAATACCTAAAGAAATTCTTGTTttgcaaaacagaaaaaaaaaagaagaaattatgATGTAGATTTGTGGGATATTTAGTAACAGTAACGTGAAAAGTTGCATTGTCATTCCATTGTGCCGCGTATATATCTTGTTCCCCATCATctaatatactatatagtatatattattaaaccttatatatcaaaatcaaagcTCTGTTCAATGAATCTATACTCTCAACAATAAACCGATTTGTTATGAATCAGTCcgcacattcttaatattccaaaaaaaaaattatatacacctaaaaatatatactaatataccttatatatatatacacctctacttaattataaaaaacaaaactaagtattttaaaattttatattctatctaataataaatttaatgtaattagattataaactgtataaaacgtaagaagaaaaaaaaatattctaaacaaaattagattaaagttaattaattagaaatttgaaaactaaataaattaaaaattattatttaaaatataataatttataatttagatcTGCAGTGTACTgcgggtgaaaacctagttagacgacaaaaacaaaaaaattattggaaTTCTGTTTGGTGAAGCTTTGAGATAGTAAACAGTAAACACAAGGCAAACACTTTCTTTGATTGAAATGACAGCTTTTATATGATAACTTGGAAAACAATTCCTTAGGCAATCTCTAAGCCACTAATGAGGAATGGAGAAAATCTCATGGCTGGCATTAAATTAGTTTGGTCACGTTCGATGTGTTTCTTTAAAATCCTATAATTTGGTTCCAGGTTATCATACTCCGTATGgtatataaactaataaaagcAAAACACTTGCGcataatcaaatatttatttcaatataCACTATATGATCatgcatattatataataatcataAGGTCCAGAAAAGGGTTTATATCAAAAGAATAGAAAGTAAAATGTGCTTTACATGTTCACATGTGACCTGCAGAGAGCAGATTATTGCATATGTATAACTCCACCGGtacatttcaaaaataaaaaaattatagaatagGAAATTCCAAATCTACACGAACTCATAACTAAAGTCTTAAAAGTTAAACTAATTAGA from Camelina sativa cultivar DH55 chromosome 7, Cs, whole genome shotgun sequence includes the following:
- the LOC104702399 gene encoding U-box domain-containing protein 43-like; protein product: MVESGSWDGSQSDNSSQFEPGIDNIYEAFICPLTKQVMHDPVTLENGQTFEREAIEIWFKECRENGQPLSCPTTSKELSVTDLSPSIALRNTIEEWRARNDALKLDIARQSLYLANAETNILLALKNVRDICRNIRKIKHRVRNPQLVRLITDMLKSSSHEVRYKALQTLQVVVEGDDESKAIVAEGDNVRTIVKFLTQEQSKGREAAVSVLFELSKSESLCEKIGSVRGAIILLVGLTSSKSEIVSTVEKADKTLTNLEVSEDNVREMATNGRLQPLLAKLLEGSPETKISMASYLGELALNNDVKVIVAQTVGSSLIDLMRTRNMRQREAALRALNNISTFEGSAKVLIDTGILPPLIKDLFYVGPNQLPIRLKEVSATILANIVNIGYDFYKVPVGPDHQTLVSEDIVESLLQLTSNTGPEIQGKLLAVLVGLTSCPNSVINVVSAIRNSAAIISLVQFVEIHENDDLRLASIKLLHNISPHMSEELANALRGTVGQLGSLVAIILENTPTITEEQAAAAGVLAELPERDLVLTMRLLRDGAFEKIISKISGIRQKEIRGIRFERTFLERLVSILARITFALTKETQAVSFCCENNLTAVFIDLLQSNSQDNIQMASAIALENLSLESKNLTRIPELPPPNYCVSIFSCLSKPPVVLGICKIHQGICSVRESFCLVEGQAVDKLVDLLDHENEKVVGAALAALSTLLEDGLEVEKAVRLIDEADGITPILNVLLENQTENLRIRAVWMVERILRIEEIAREVGEEQNVTAALIDAFQNADFKTKQIAENALRHIDKIPNFSEELELSSKVDKHCSLRYQNFLMGVNSKVWF
- the LOC104713303 gene encoding dolichyl-diphosphooligosaccharide--protein glycosyltransferase subunit 1A, with protein sequence MKQSSVVVVDLLLLLLTIAVIATPAFSDLVLSKVERRIDVTSQFARVTKSLKVVNPGSESISEFMLTFPKFLGNNLAYLSVKTKRPLANLSVKKADPKGIPDSISVYSVALPKTLSKGDSLTLEVVATFTNVLQPFPEKITQGEIHLVMLQESAQYLSPYTVESQSLSIKLPNARIESYSKLENTKLQGSELKYGPYKNLPPFSYSPIVVHFESKAAFAVAEKLVREIEVSHWGNVQVTEHYNVVHRGAQLKGEFSRLDFQARPNPRGASAFRHLLARLPPRAHSIYYRDDIGNISTSEMQSDSKKTELLIEPRFPLFGGWKTFFTIGYGLPLSDFLFASEGKRFVNISFGSPMIDLVTEKLIVQVVLPEGSKDISVTTPFAVKQSREIKYSHLDIAGRPVVVLEKDNVVPDHNQHIQVYYKFSNINLLSEPLMLISGFFVLFITCIIYTRADFSISKSSPTYLAKLQWDEVLATLQEVQSIIQKCLAAHDKLEASLRDLSRTGDFQTCKAARKSTDSLLKDLSKELKPLLGFLQSSPSASHISPKVEELVVKEKELQEKLMAKHTTVVEGYEKKSSGRDIENRIASQQQKIIALRQEIEDLLEFIDEI
- the LOC104702400 gene encoding outer envelope pore protein 21B, chloroplastic, translated to METSLRYTCNSRSMKIHAKEKVPVNSRTHLQFHGELDTVTGAPSYFCGMMRYFFPEVSTGLAVGLHYDKRQKLRCLLRGKKEFPVRTDKHVTFNIKGRCDLDQDLNQKNPKGAAEFAWNIMNFKEDQDVRIKVGYEMFEKVPYMQIRENNWTFNANMKGKWNLRYDL